A window of the Hordeum vulgare subsp. vulgare chromosome 5H, MorexV3_pseudomolecules_assembly, whole genome shotgun sequence genome harbors these coding sequences:
- the LOC123399458 gene encoding wall-associated receptor kinase 5-like produces MVIFIASIIVPAVGTLAGASSGPSMLLPGCPDKCGNVSIPYPFGIGAHCAAISLNSYFNLDCDSTVDPPRPTVGDPDVAAEIADISLKYGEMRVYSPVNHICFTSNTTFTKFTTGYDLKHTPFLPSPSRNRFTVIGCNTLGLITGYKETAGQYVTGCYSNCEGINNTSEGAPCNGMGCCEVAIPTNLTSLDIIFEMTQSRVWNFNPCFYAMVAEVGWYTFRQQDLAGTLGFIDSRAKRGAAVVVDWAIRNGSCPENGKDIPTDYACISTNSYCMATNNGPGYLCQCSGGYEGNPYLMNGCQDIDECTLRKQDPKYEDLYPCRQGVCNNTPGNYSCICKRGTRSDGTKFGCRPLLSSDKKLVIGLSISATSVMALACLLLMQFQMKRHKREKDEYFRQNGGLKLYDEMRSKQVDTIRILTEKEIKRATDNYNEDRVIGCGGHGMVYRGTLDDQKEVAIKKSKAINADWREEFVNEIIILSQINHRNIVRLLGCCLDVDVPMLVYEFVSHGNLSQFLHGADRRLPIPLAIRLKIATQSAEALAYLHSSTSRTILHGDVKSANILLDDKLNAKVADFGASALKSMDESEFIMFVHGTLGYLDPECFISHLLTEKSDVYSFGVVLLELMTRKRAIYADNFNGKHSLSYSFPLMFQRKTHHVMLDSEITDDTGMVVLENMAELAVHCLSQRGDDRPTMKEVAERLEMMRRLYSHAASSCEHNCFARSYVASSLAAVPLEETTCGTIDMSELVEDLAR; encoded by the exons ATGGTAATCTTCATAGCAAGCATCATCGTCCCAGCAGTGGGAACGCTTGCCGGAGCCTCTTCTGGACCGTCCATGTTGTTGCCAGGCTGCCCTGACAAGTGCGGCAACGTATCCATCCCATACCCCTTTGGGATTGGCGCGCACTGTGCTGCAATCAGCCTGAACAGCTACTTCAACCTCGACTGCGACAGCACGGTCGATCCACCAAGGCCAACTGTGGGTGATCCGGATGTAGCAGCTGAGATCGCCGACATCTCACTGAAGTATGGCGAGATGCGCGTATACAGCCCCGTCAACCACATCTGCTTCACGTCGAACACCACATTCACCAAGTTCACCACAGGGTACGATCTGAAGCACACGCCCTTCCTCCCGTCACCGTCACGCAACCGTTTCACTGTCATTGGCTGCAACACCCTTGGGCTCATCACCGGCTACAAAGAAACCGCGGGCCAGTATGTGACTGGCTGCTACTCGAACTGCGAGGGCATCAATAATACGTCTGAGGGTGCGCCATGCAATGGGATGGGCTGCTGTGAGGTTGCCATCCCCACCAACCTCACCTCCTTGGATATAATATTTGAGATGACCCAGAGCAGGGTATGGAACTTCAACCCATGCTTCTACGCCATGGTGGCAGAGGTTGGGTGGTACACCTTCAGGCAGCAGGACCTTGCCGGCACACTTGGGTTCATCGATAGTCGAGCCAAGAGGGGTGCTGCCGTTGTTGTCGACTGGGCCATTAGGAATGGCTCATGCCCAGAGAATGGGAAAGACATACCTACTGACTATGCTTGCATCAGTACAAACAGCTATTGCATGGCCACGAACAATGGTCCAGGATACTTATGCCAGTGCTCCGGAGGATATGAGGGCAATCCTTATCTTATGAATGGCTGTCAAG ACATAGACGAGTGCACATTGCGCAAGCAGGACCCCAAGTATGAAGATCTGTATCCATGCAGACAAGGGGTCTGTAACAACACACCCGGGAACTACTCTTGCATATGCAAGAGAGGAACACGATCTGATGGTACAAAATTTGGATGCCGGCCTTTGTTGTCTTCGGATAAAAAATTGGTCATTG GGCTGAGTATTTCTGCAACTTCGGTGATGGCCTTAGCATGCTTGCTACTCATGCAATTTCAAATGAAAAGGCACAAGAGGGAGAAAGATGAGTATTTCAGACAAAATGGAGGTCTCAAGTTATATGATGAGATGAGGTCAAAGCAGGTTGACACAATCCGCATATTGACGGAGAAAGAGATAAAGAGAGCCACTGACAACTACAATGAAGATCGCGTTATTGGTTGTGGTGGTCATGGAATGGTCTACAGAGGAACTTTGGATGATCAAAAAGAGGTCGCCATAAAGAAGTCCAAAGCAATCAATGCTGATTGGAGAGAAGAATTTGTCAATGAGATTATAATCCTGTCACAGATCAATCACCGAAATATTGTGAGGTTACTAGGCTGTTGTCTGGACGTAGATGTCCCGATGTTGGTCTATGAGTTTGTCTCCCATGGTAATCTATCCCAGTTCCTTCATGGTGCTGATCGTAGATTGCCAATCCCCCTTGCTATTCGCCTGAAGATTGCTACACAGTCAGCAGAAGCTCTAGCTTACTTACATTCGTCCACATCTCGCACAATCCTACATGGAGATGTCAAGTCCGCCAACATTCTCTTGGATGACAAACTCAATGCAAAGGTTGCTGATTTCGGAGCATCGGCACTTAAGTCCATGGATGAAAGTGAGTTCATCATGTTTGTCCATGGAACACTGGGATACCTTGACCCTGAGTGCTTTATCAGCCATCTTCTCACCGAGAAAAGCGACGTATACAGTTTCGGGGTGGTTCTTCTGGAGctaatgacacgaaagagggctatATACGCAGATAACTTTAATGGAAAGCACTCGCTGTCATATAGTTTTCCCTTGATGTTCCAGCGGAAGACGCACCACGTTATGCTGGACTCTGAAATTACAGATGACACGGGTATGGTGGTCCTTGAGAACATGGCTGAACTTGCAGTTCACTGCCTTAGCCAGAGGGGAGATGACAGGCCAACAATGAAGGAAGTTGCAGAGAGACTAGAGATGATGAGGAGACTTTATTCGCATGCCGCTAGTTCTTGCGAACATAACTGCTTTGCACGCAGCTATGTAGCATCATCTTTAGCGGCTGTCCCTTTGGAAGAGACAACATGCGGGACCATCGATATGTCTGAGCTGGTTGAAGATCTTGCAAGATGA